One genomic window of Coraliomargarita sinensis includes the following:
- a CDS encoding alpha-L-fucosidase, with translation MAAEVCDKLTPVWFWTPDRKWQPKDAPEVVDMLRLCNSRKTNYLLNVAPDRSGRILEDSVTRLKEIDSLLGLNHVGP, from the coding sequence ATTGCTGCCGAGGTCTGCGACAAATTGACCCCCGTTTGGTTCTGGACGCCCGATAGGAAGTGGCAACCCAAGGATGCTCCTGAGGTGGTGGACATGCTGCGTTTATGCAACAGCCGCAAAACCAACTATCTGCTGAACGTCGCTCCCGATCGTTCAGGACGTATTCTGGAAGACAGCGTCACCCGCCTGAAAGAAATCGACAGCTTACTGGGCTTAAACCATGTTGGCCCGTAG
- a CDS encoding DUF6288 domain-containing protein, with translation MTIPDYIRLLTLIIPASLMGTADLSAQTNIAFNPAPKANDPKGWTIQNFGPVGIGIDLEQGFVMKINNVEAGSPAAKTGQLQKGQVIKSINGVRLKDDYDPRIVLGQLITNAEASDGRITLDIQGQGDVTVTIPVLGSYSPTWPLNCPKSDKIVRNLADRIAEHGKNDWSGMLFLLSTGEEKDLAVVREWIQNGASVGGINWSIGMSGMAFCEYYLRTGDQSVLPTIQKGADHLRDHIYNGAWAGRASGNFLYQNGGHVNASGVHCLTFLLLAKACGVNVDEFTLQSSLRHFYRYSGRGSVPYGDFTSKPGFRDCNGKTGGLAMAMAAARRLTPDGDNSIYAQAAHVSAIKDYYGINVYHIGHTGGGIGEIWKSTAMALLADERPDQYRQYMDARRWALELSRRHDGGIGIAGGKDDNYDRAVGEHNIAWGTFFALNYTLPRKKLFLYGAPSPYAKSYQLPLRPWGTPADDAFSSPYPVPGGPWTRGDVHKEKLEKHIGDPVYEILRSDKVSDRDLVTYLHHPEITHRFEAKQAVVRLRKNDIVRGLLLSSDPRLQHMGVMALHDLLGTWSKSNMDPGMVTPEMWAQVEKIIREPHRSEYVRGWALGLLRHLDIDELRNYKDVLLKIINDSGHGGAISASIPLLSDPESYKELFPPIARAISESTSFSMISSARQITQNLDKADPEIQEYGLNIMKKVYKILPDDMMSENGRNVIGQGGGYKRKMVGQVIGFSDEGRGFLNSLPKVTSEWKVSGRDSDRFIYSGRFQPNPAFVGAWCLVDHDQFENRAEAENFLKKRLTQNKVPTEFKSRGVNYGFKVDAKGQVEPVSLTKRAYEFPMRYSGNMAFSTYDDKAYHYEVISLGGRDFLLFELGFDSEPDPGFKAKYKTYVKVE, from the coding sequence ATGACAATTCCAGATTACATCCGCCTGCTTACACTGATTATTCCTGCCTCGTTAATGGGTACGGCCGACTTGAGCGCGCAAACGAACATCGCTTTCAACCCGGCACCGAAGGCCAACGACCCGAAGGGTTGGACGATCCAGAACTTCGGGCCCGTAGGTATCGGCATCGACTTGGAGCAGGGCTTTGTAATGAAGATCAACAATGTCGAAGCCGGTTCCCCTGCTGCGAAAACAGGCCAGCTACAAAAAGGCCAGGTCATTAAAAGCATTAATGGCGTCCGACTGAAAGACGATTACGATCCGCGCATTGTGCTGGGACAACTGATCACCAATGCCGAAGCCAGTGATGGTCGAATCACGCTCGATATACAGGGCCAGGGTGATGTGACCGTAACGATTCCAGTTCTCGGCAGCTACAGTCCAACCTGGCCGCTCAATTGCCCGAAGTCGGATAAGATTGTGCGCAACCTGGCTGACCGTATCGCCGAGCACGGGAAAAACGATTGGAGCGGCATGCTTTTTTTGCTTTCGACCGGCGAGGAAAAAGATCTCGCTGTAGTTCGTGAATGGATACAAAACGGCGCCAGCGTTGGCGGCATCAACTGGTCCATCGGCATGTCGGGCATGGCCTTCTGCGAATACTACCTTCGCACTGGAGACCAGTCAGTACTCCCCACCATCCAAAAAGGTGCCGATCACCTCAGGGACCATATCTACAATGGGGCCTGGGCCGGGCGCGCTTCGGGAAATTTTCTTTATCAAAACGGAGGCCATGTGAATGCCTCGGGCGTCCATTGCCTGACTTTTTTGCTTCTGGCCAAGGCCTGCGGGGTGAATGTCGATGAATTCACCCTACAGAGCAGCCTGCGTCATTTCTACCGCTATTCCGGGCGTGGAAGTGTGCCTTATGGCGACTTCACCTCGAAGCCCGGCTTCAGAGATTGCAACGGAAAGACAGGGGGACTGGCCATGGCGATGGCTGCGGCAAGACGATTGACGCCCGACGGAGACAACTCGATTTATGCGCAAGCAGCCCATGTGAGCGCGATTAAGGATTACTATGGGATCAATGTTTACCACATTGGTCACACCGGTGGGGGCATTGGGGAGATCTGGAAGTCGACCGCCATGGCACTGCTGGCTGATGAACGTCCGGATCAATACCGACAATACATGGATGCGCGACGTTGGGCCCTTGAACTGTCGCGGCGTCATGACGGAGGCATCGGCATTGCCGGAGGTAAGGATGACAACTATGATAGAGCCGTGGGCGAGCACAACATCGCATGGGGCACCTTCTTTGCCCTCAATTATACTCTGCCGCGGAAAAAGCTCTTCCTCTACGGAGCACCCAGCCCCTATGCCAAGTCGTATCAACTTCCATTACGTCCTTGGGGCACTCCGGCCGACGACGCCTTCAGTTCGCCCTACCCCGTCCCGGGCGGTCCCTGGACGCGAGGCGATGTGCATAAGGAAAAGCTGGAAAAGCACATCGGCGATCCTGTCTATGAGATTCTTCGCAGCGATAAAGTTTCCGACCGGGATCTCGTCACCTACCTGCATCACCCGGAGATAACCCACCGTTTCGAAGCCAAGCAGGCGGTGGTTCGACTAAGGAAAAACGATATCGTTCGTGGTCTCCTCCTCTCCTCCGATCCTCGCTTACAGCATATGGGCGTAATGGCGCTGCATGATTTGTTGGGCACCTGGTCAAAATCCAACATGGACCCCGGCATGGTGACCCCTGAGATGTGGGCGCAAGTTGAGAAGATCATCCGCGAGCCGCACCGATCTGAATACGTCAGGGGTTGGGCCCTCGGACTCCTCAGGCACTTGGATATTGATGAACTGCGCAACTACAAGGATGTGCTCCTCAAAATAATTAATGATAGCGGCCATGGTGGAGCCATCAGTGCCAGCATACCTTTGCTCAGTGACCCGGAGAGTTACAAGGAACTCTTCCCCCCAATCGCCCGGGCGATTTCCGAGTCGACTTCATTTTCTATGATTTCAAGTGCCCGCCAAATTACTCAAAACTTAGATAAAGCCGATCCGGAGATCCAGGAGTATGGGCTGAACATCATGAAGAAGGTCTATAAAATCCTACCCGATGACATGATGAGTGAGAACGGGCGCAATGTGATCGGACAGGGCGGAGGCTACAAACGTAAAATGGTCGGGCAAGTGATAGGATTCTCGGACGAAGGCAGGGGATTCCTGAACTCCCTGCCCAAGGTCACCTCCGAGTGGAAAGTGAGCGGGCGCGATTCCGACCGCTTTATCTACAGCGGCCGATTCCAACCCAATCCTGCCTTTGTGGGAGCCTGGTGCCTTGTGGACCACGATCAATTCGAGAATAGAGCAGAGGCCGAGAACTTTTTAAAAAAGCGCCTGACACAAAACAAGGTGCCGACCGAATTTAAGAGTAGAGGCGTCAATTACGGATTCAAGGTCGATGCCAAGGGTCAGGTTGAACCGGTTAGTTTGACTAAGCGGGCCTATGAATTCCCCATGCGCTATTCAGGTAACATGGCCTTCAGCACCTATGACGACAAGGCCTATCATTACGAAGTCATCAGCCTTGGAGGTCGGGACTTCCTGCTCTTCGAACTTGGCTTCGACTCAGAACCTGATCCGGGTTTCAAGGCGAAATATAAAACCTACGTCAAAGTAGAGTAA
- a CDS encoding substrate-binding domain-containing protein, translating to MKKQPIKTASEQVADLLHEQIMRRTWTETMPGVQCLVKELQVGFQTVKSALGQLENEGLLVPQGQGKRRRIVLPDADRPLETFRIRILPYAKEDRKSPDNAEILIRLLEAGVNIAYAEKSMQDFGMRVDRVARYVKSHPADAWITSAASREINQWFSEQAFPALAINGRTSGLSIASAHNVFIPSLREAIKVLIARGHKRIVMFARRERRKPVPSKPEQAFLDELKAAGIQTGEYNLPEWVETREGLHRLLNELFRLSSPTALIFQETAIFTAARAHISKLGYHAPHDISLLVGESDPSFAWCDPAPAHFHLDYDPLVRRAVRWARNVASGKNDLRQVGFKAKFFEGGTIGPVR from the coding sequence ATGAAAAAGCAGCCGATCAAAACTGCTTCCGAACAAGTGGCGGATCTGTTGCACGAGCAAATCATGCGACGAACATGGACCGAGACGATGCCGGGAGTGCAATGTCTGGTTAAAGAGCTTCAAGTCGGCTTTCAAACTGTGAAATCCGCCCTCGGCCAACTGGAAAACGAAGGCCTGCTGGTCCCTCAGGGGCAGGGCAAACGACGCAGGATCGTCTTGCCGGATGCCGACCGCCCGCTGGAGACTTTCCGCATTCGAATCCTCCCCTATGCAAAAGAGGACCGTAAATCGCCCGACAATGCCGAAATCCTGATCCGCTTGCTGGAGGCCGGGGTCAACATCGCCTATGCGGAGAAATCGATGCAGGATTTCGGCATGCGGGTCGACCGGGTGGCTCGATATGTAAAGAGCCATCCCGCGGATGCCTGGATCACCTCTGCCGCCTCGCGGGAGATCAACCAGTGGTTTTCGGAACAAGCTTTCCCGGCACTTGCCATTAATGGAAGAACGAGTGGCCTGTCGATCGCATCCGCGCATAATGTATTCATTCCTTCCCTGAGAGAGGCCATCAAGGTGCTCATTGCCCGGGGCCACAAACGGATCGTCATGTTTGCCCGCAGGGAGCGTCGCAAGCCCGTTCCCTCAAAGCCGGAGCAAGCCTTTCTGGATGAACTGAAGGCGGCGGGAATTCAAACCGGAGAGTACAATCTCCCCGAATGGGTCGAAACCCGAGAGGGACTGCATCGCCTACTCAATGAATTGTTTCGCCTCAGTTCACCGACGGCACTCATCTTTCAGGAAACTGCCATCTTCACTGCGGCCCGGGCGCACATTTCCAAACTTGGATATCATGCACCCCACGATATCTCGCTTTTGGTCGGCGAATCTGATCCAAGCTTCGCCTGGTGCGATCCCGCCCCCGCACATTTCCATTTGGATTACGATCCTCTGGTGCGCCGGGCGGTCCGTTGGGCAAGGAACGTAGCCAGCGGGAAAAATGACCTGCGACAAGTGGGGTTCAAGGCAAAATTTTTCGAGGGCGGCACGATCGGGCCGGTCCGTTAA
- a CDS encoding type II secretion system protein, producing MKTQRKAGFTIVELMVVVTTIGILALLGMPGIRMARERTEATATANDVRVFTEAVEFYSTAEGGYPDFMTYTNMPGDIGDYLPPVWKNGSHSWFYVNSASYTYVYLYNLNFTAEQAVRLDSILDDGNIATGDVRVAYNGSGLIYLFRYIPPTTPDAENA from the coding sequence ATGAAAACGCAGCGCAAGGCAGGTTTTACCATAGTTGAGCTGATGGTTGTTGTCACAACTATCGGTATTCTTGCGCTGCTGGGCATGCCGGGGATCCGAATGGCCCGTGAACGCACTGAAGCGACTGCGACTGCCAACGATGTTCGGGTCTTCACCGAAGCCGTCGAATTTTACAGTACGGCCGAAGGCGGCTACCCCGACTTCATGACCTACACCAATATGCCGGGCGATATCGGTGACTATCTCCCACCGGTCTGGAAAAACGGCTCCCACAGCTGGTTTTATGTGAATTCTGCCAGCTACACTTACGTCTATCTTTACAATCTAAACTTTACCGCCGAGCAGGCCGTGCGCCTCGACAGCATTCTGGATGACGGCAACATTGCGACCGGTGATGTCCGCGTCGCCTACAACGGAAGCGGCCTCATATATCTCTTCAGATACATTCCGCCCACCACACCGGATGCTGAGAATGCATAG
- a CDS encoding malate dehydrogenase, with product MSKEPIRVAVTGAAGNIGYALLFRIASGAMFGPDQPVALNLIEIPPALDALKGVCMELDDCAFPLLKDVVATTDLDEGFKDVNWALLVGSVPRKDGMERADLLGINGKVFTGQGKAIAANAASDVRVLVVGNPCNTNCLIAMNNAEGVPNDRFFAMTMLDENRAKTQLAQKAGVDVTEVTNMTIWGNHSATQYPDFYSAQIGGKSAADVIGDESWLKETFIPTVQKRGAAIIKARGASSAASAANGIVDSVRRLTTPTPAGDTFSMCLCSDGSYDTPEGLIISFPCRSNGSEIEIVQDVELNDFSREKFDASVKELAEERDAVKDLI from the coding sequence ATGAGCAAAGAACCTATCCGCGTCGCCGTCACCGGCGCAGCCGGCAACATCGGCTATGCCCTACTCTTCCGCATCGCGTCCGGTGCCATGTTTGGCCCCGACCAACCGGTCGCCTTAAATCTGATCGAGATTCCGCCCGCGCTGGACGCCCTGAAAGGCGTCTGCATGGAGCTCGACGATTGCGCCTTCCCCCTGCTCAAGGACGTTGTGGCAACCACAGACCTCGACGAGGGCTTCAAGGACGTTAACTGGGCACTTCTGGTTGGATCTGTTCCCCGCAAAGACGGTATGGAACGCGCCGACCTCCTTGGGATCAACGGCAAGGTCTTCACCGGACAAGGCAAGGCGATCGCGGCCAACGCCGCCTCCGATGTACGTGTGCTCGTCGTGGGCAATCCCTGCAACACCAACTGCCTGATCGCCATGAACAATGCCGAAGGCGTGCCCAATGACCGCTTCTTCGCCATGACCATGCTGGACGAAAATCGGGCCAAGACGCAGCTCGCCCAAAAGGCCGGCGTCGATGTGACCGAAGTCACCAATATGACCATCTGGGGCAACCACTCCGCCACGCAGTATCCGGACTTCTACTCCGCTCAGATCGGCGGCAAGTCAGCTGCCGATGTCATCGGAGACGAGAGCTGGCTGAAGGAGACCTTCATCCCTACCGTGCAGAAGCGTGGCGCGGCAATCATCAAGGCGCGCGGGGCCTCCTCTGCCGCCTCCGCCGCCAATGGCATCGTCGATTCCGTGCGCAGGCTCACCACACCGACGCCGGCAGGTGACACCTTTAGCATGTGCCTCTGCTCCGACGGCAGCTACGACACCCCCGAGGGCCTGATCATTTCCTTCCCCTGCCGTAGCAACGGCAGCGAGATCGAGATCGTTCAGGACGTCGAGCTCAACGACTTCAGCCGTGAGAAATTCGACGCTTCGGTGAAAGAACTCGCGGAGGAACGCGATGCTGTCAAAGACCTGATCTAA
- a CDS encoding 3-deoxy-7-phosphoheptulonate synthase, protein MKNVTDINITSKTLLPSPLELCGEITKSEAAEQFVADSREAINRIIFGDDRRLLVVVGPCSIHDLEAGREYARKLAELSKKVSDRILPVMRVYFEKPRTTVGWKGLIMDPKLDGTSDIPEGLRIARRFLREVIEMGVPTATELLDPITPQYIADLVCWSAIGARTTESQTHRQMASGLSMPLGFKNGTDGGLDVAINAIKAASQPQTFLGVDNEGRANALTTSGNPSCHIVLRGGSKGPNYGADDVAQAREQLEAAGLTPAIMTDCNHANSGKDPSKQPAIFEEIVRQSLTDPSVIGAMVESNLNHGSQTFPQPVEDLEYGVSITDACIDWATTEAMLLKAHADLAPLFS, encoded by the coding sequence GTGAAAAACGTCACGGATATCAATATTACTTCCAAGACCTTGCTACCGTCTCCACTGGAGCTGTGCGGCGAGATCACCAAATCTGAAGCTGCCGAGCAATTCGTCGCGGACAGCCGGGAAGCCATCAACCGGATTATTTTCGGTGATGACCGCCGGCTGCTTGTCGTCGTCGGCCCCTGCTCCATCCATGACCTGGAGGCTGGGCGTGAATATGCGCGCAAGCTGGCCGAGCTCTCTAAAAAAGTGAGCGACCGCATCCTTCCTGTTATGCGCGTCTACTTTGAGAAACCCCGCACCACGGTCGGCTGGAAAGGTTTGATCATGGACCCAAAGCTCGACGGCACCAGCGACATCCCGGAAGGACTACGCATCGCCCGCCGCTTCCTCCGCGAAGTGATTGAGATGGGCGTGCCCACGGCCACCGAACTGCTCGATCCGATCACGCCCCAATATATTGCCGATCTGGTCTGCTGGTCGGCGATCGGCGCACGCACCACCGAAAGCCAGACCCACCGCCAGATGGCTTCCGGCCTTTCCATGCCGCTGGGCTTCAAAAACGGAACCGACGGCGGACTGGATGTCGCGATCAATGCCATCAAAGCGGCGAGCCAGCCTCAGACTTTCCTCGGCGTCGACAACGAAGGACGCGCCAATGCACTCACCACGAGCGGCAATCCCAGCTGCCACATCGTCCTGCGCGGCGGCTCGAAAGGACCGAACTACGGGGCCGACGATGTCGCACAAGCCCGGGAACAGCTCGAAGCAGCCGGGCTGACACCCGCTATCATGACCGACTGCAACCATGCCAACAGTGGAAAAGATCCGAGCAAGCAACCCGCGATCTTTGAAGAAATCGTCCGCCAGAGCCTGACCGATCCGAGTGTGATTGGTGCCATGGTGGAAAGTAATTTAAACCACGGCAGCCAGACCTTCCCGCAGCCGGTCGAAGATCTCGAGTATGGTGTCTCCATTACCGATGCCTGCATTGACTGGGCCACCACCGAGGCGATGCTGCTTAAAGCCCATGCCGACCTCGCACCTTTGTTTTCTTAA
- a CDS encoding YgfZ/GcvT domain-containing protein encodes MVLYAYPYELAAHLIVSDEDAADFLQSQFSNDLRPFSPGQCTYGLWLDVKGKILADSWVLCEDEERFRIFSEHCDEQSIREKLEHHIIADDVEIESGEKMAALAAVGEEEGDLVAPLDDVLFSFPGRRSNRPSYELLFSDAAARSKWVEQNACEIVSKEWIQKERMESGLASVGFEVLSGDLPGEAGLVDSAVSLTKGCFLGQEVVARMHNVGRPQRGLYTIAGFGAPPEAPCPAANAEGKALGELRTIVPAASGWTGVAMLKSRFVECGMELALGEGRATVEANYVSRS; translated from the coding sequence ATGGTCTTATATGCATATCCCTACGAATTGGCTGCGCACCTGATTGTGAGCGACGAGGATGCGGCGGATTTCCTCCAGAGCCAGTTCAGCAATGACCTCCGCCCTTTCTCGCCGGGGCAGTGTACCTACGGACTTTGGTTGGACGTAAAGGGTAAGATCTTGGCGGATAGCTGGGTGCTTTGTGAAGATGAGGAACGGTTCCGGATTTTCAGTGAACACTGCGATGAGCAATCCATCCGCGAAAAGCTCGAACATCACATTATCGCGGATGACGTCGAAATCGAGTCGGGTGAAAAAATGGCAGCGCTGGCCGCGGTGGGAGAAGAGGAAGGCGACCTGGTCGCACCATTGGATGATGTTCTCTTCTCATTTCCCGGCAGGCGCTCAAATCGTCCGTCTTACGAGTTGTTGTTTTCCGATGCGGCAGCACGCAGCAAGTGGGTGGAGCAAAACGCTTGTGAAATCGTATCAAAAGAATGGATACAAAAAGAGCGAATGGAGTCCGGTCTTGCATCTGTAGGGTTCGAGGTGTTGTCGGGCGACTTGCCGGGCGAGGCGGGGTTGGTCGATAGTGCGGTCTCCCTGACCAAGGGGTGTTTCCTCGGGCAGGAAGTGGTTGCCCGCATGCACAATGTCGGCCGCCCGCAACGGGGATTGTACACGATTGCCGGTTTCGGGGCTCCGCCTGAGGCGCCATGCCCGGCCGCGAATGCCGAGGGCAAGGCGCTTGGAGAGCTGCGTACGATCGTTCCCGCGGCATCCGGATGGACCGGCGTTGCCATGCTCAAATCACGATTTGTGGAATGCGGTATGGAGCTTGCGCTGGG